A single genomic interval of Eurosta solidaginis isolate ZX-2024a chromosome 3, ASM4086904v1, whole genome shotgun sequence harbors:
- the pyr gene encoding homeobox protein 2: MHKHGRWNERLKMLPQLTLNAKIIILLMVMFAFVVPAYTKTKDYVLMLTTHNDRALHINDVGKVTAANIAFAQPITMDIVGDPFNGDPFFITLYAKQVGLFLCFRRGRLVGLKQLTRDCHFSETIEHGHFMYANAYNGTLRVGFTKRFKPIGPKRLQQGHSISKDHFLFERRHLEDIIMSRSTSTTTKRTTTTSTTTTKTTTITKPTHIQHNKQHNSHNHNSNNDNSAMLRHSIDEERQQPQVQHTEAAKSITNDKHNNSQHSHSEHNNNSNSSINNNNKSNNKNNHNKKQQQSVVALDTHEVQKLEHATREHPLRHDGNSIRNKNRRRRLQNRRKHQQQKHQHNLQAKNLVRHHNNNSTKMARRRQHEREQLLRKQSRQRQQLLARHERQHREQTLPPPPPPARDSDSATSSSASTAASALTATAASLVPTTLIDIMAMLAASRRKRGRRKKDVAVEEGDTSTRTAGVVGANSGKVRTHEADMQIAVAHALIPSASDEKAAANRQKTERLQLDDMERVKAKAQSQAALHAAQEENSSYATTQWQRKHTNNARQQALDMNASKPVNAVQHVAGEEVAQAARGQLKLKQQINEYSNSYVNSNLYSDYDKLNIYANNDNINNVYINAIPALPKNYFNDNTHQRANYDVHSDVADNDEEEDVKINNSEHMKAAGKQANNVSHSAKAHSKSSNSGNSANSKSSSRQNSDSINPSMTDSVSSNRIFKLSQHQQQQHQQPQQTLSHSRLRYRRRVAVTEATNEAAATTTHDVYDDNDVAKHIDVDRHVAEQHLPNQQQAQQQADLVENVEVAAKLISSVASFGSQTSANTNNKNTNIPIKETKTNILNANIIKNNLKNIYNNLNVNSKNMRNYIDNGIGGHAVLAVVAAADDNIAKDNNVRRNFFGIRLPFFRQPSINNNNNNNNNNHVMRNINNNINMDVVAYVNANQMMNVNANANLANNNYNNNINHANPINVAALPNNENANNNAAAAAVALAAGNLANAAYNYDNHNVIDANLNINNYNNDNNNGNIYAANNDNISNVYEHLFTAYYKRFFRSLNYANTNHNVNNYNDDDHGDDKDDDDERKRNHNKYDMTIVQYRYVVVFYFMCTTKLQKDEEELGIFCNWE, encoded by the exons GTAATGTTTGCCTTTGTAGTTCCAgcttatacaaaaacaaaagactaTGTCTTAATGCTGACAACCCACAACGACCGAGCGCTACATATAAATGACGTTGGCAAAGTGACCGCAGCTAACATAGCATTTGCAC AGCCCATAACCATGGATATTGTTGGTGATCCATTCAATGGCGATCCGTTTTTCATAACGCTTTATGCTAAACAAGTTGGGCTATTCTTGTGCTTTCGGCGTGGTCGTTTAGTAGGATTG AAACAACTCACGCGTGATTGCCACTTTAGTGAGACAATAGAACATGGCCACTTTATGTACGCAAATGCCTACAATGGAACGCTGCGCGTCGGCTTTACGAAGCGCTTCAAGCCAATCGGACCAAAACGCTTGCAACAAGGGCATAGCATCAGTAAGGATCATTTCCTATTCGAGCGTCGCCATTTGGAAGATATTATCATGAGTCGAAGCAcctctacaacaacaaaaagaacaacaacaaccagcacCACCACCACAAAAACCACAACTATCACCAAACCCACACACATTCAACATAATAAACAACATAATTCACATAATCACAATAGCAACAATGACAATAGCGCCATGTTGAGGCACTCCATTGATGAGGAGCGTCAACAACCACAAGTACAGCATACAGAAGCTGCAAAGAGTATTACTAATGATAAACATAACAATAGCCAACATAGTCATAGCGagcataataataatagtaatagtagtattaataataataataaaagtaacaacaaaaataatcatAATAAAAAACAACAGCAAAGCGTTGTAGCGCTAGACACGCATGAAGTGCAAAAGTTAGAGCACGCGACACGAGAACACCCACTGCGCCATGATGGCAATAGTATTAGAAACAAAAATCGCCGGCGGCGCCTACAAAATCGACgcaaacaccaacaacaaaagcaTCAACATAATTTGCAAGCAAAAAACTTGGTGCGTCACcataacaacaacagcacaaaAATGGCGCGTCGACGTCAACATGAACGCGAACAGCTGCTGCGCAAACAGAGTCGTCAACGCCAACAACTGCTGGCGCGTCACGAGCGACAACACCGCGAACAGACATTGCCACCACCGCCGCCGCCAGCGCGCGATTCTGACTCAGCAACCAGTTCTAGCGCTTCAACAGCGGCGTCGGCGCTTACAGCCACTGCTGCTTCGCTAGTGCCAACAACGCTGATTGACATTATGGCAATGTTGGCTGCATCGCGGCGTAAGCGTGGAAGACGGAAAAAGGATGTGGCTGTTGAAGAGGGAGATACATCGACAAGAACAGCTGGTGTTGTGGGCGCGAATAGTGGTAAAGTGCGAACACATGAGGCCGATATGCAGATTGCAGTAGCGCACGCATTAATACCAAGCGCAAGCGATGAAAAAGCGGCGGCGAATAGACAAAAAACCGAACGGCTGCAGCTGGACGATATGGAGCGCGTCAAAGCGAAAGCGCAAAGTCAAGCAGCACTGCATGCTGCACAAGAGGAGAATAGCAGTTATGCAACAACACAATGGCAGCGCAAGCATACAAACAACGCGCGACAGCAAGCGCTTGATATGAATGCCTCGAAACCAGTGAACGCGGTGCAGCATGTTGCTGGAGAGGAGGTTGCACAGGCGGCGCGAGGGCAGTTAAAATTAAAGCAACAAATAAATGAATACTCAAATAGTTATGTTAATAGTAATTTATATAGTGATTATGATAAATTAAATATCTATGCTAATAATGATAATATAAATAATGTTTATATTAATGCAATACCTGCCTTGCCAAAAAACTACTTTAACGATAATACGCATCAACGCGCCAATTATGATGTTCATAGTGACGTAGCTGATAATGATGAAGAAGAAGATGTTAAAATTAATAATAGTGAGCATATGAAAGCTGCTGGTAAGCAAGCGAATAATGTTAGTCATAGCGCCAAAGCGCATAGCAAAAGCAGCAACAGCGGCAATAGTGCGAATAGTAAAAGTAGTAGTAGACAAAATAGTGATAGTATTAACCCTAGTATGACTGATTCTGTTAGTAGTAATCGTATTTTTAAGTTAagccaacaccaacaacaacaacatcagcagccACAGCAAACACTTAGCCATAGTAGATTAAGATATCGACGACGAGTTGCTGTAACCGAAGCTACAAACGAAGCAGCGGCTACAACAACTCATGACGTATACGACGACAACGATGTTGCTAAGCACATCGATGTTGATAGGCATGTTGCTGAGCAACATTTGCCAAATCAACAACAAGCACAGCAACAGGCGGATTTGGTAGAAAATGTTGAAGTTGCAGCGAAGCTAATAAGTTCCGTTGCAAGTTTCGGAAGTCAAACCAGCGCGAATAcgaataataaaaatacgaataTACCTATAAAGGAAACGAAAACGAATATACTTAATGcgaatataattaaaaataatttaaaaaatatttataataatttaaatgTTAATAGTAAAAATATGCGTAATTATATAGATAACGGCATTGGCGGGCATGCCGTCTtagctgttgttgctgctgctgacgATAACATCGCGAAAGACAATAATGTTCGGCGTAATTTTTTTGGTATACGCCTGCCGTTTTTTCGTCAACCTAGcatcaataacaacaacaataacaataataataatcatgTTATGCGCAATATTAACAATAACATTAATATGGATGTAGTAGCGTATGTTAATGCTAATCAAATGATGAATGTAAATGCTAATGCTAATCTAGCTAataataattacaacaacaatattaaTCATGCTAATCCAATTAATGTTGCTGCATTGCCTAATAATGAAAATGCTAATAATAATGCTGCCGCTGCCGCTGTTGCTTTAGCTGCTGGCAATTTAGCCAATGCTGCTTACAATTATGATAATCATAATGTTATTGAtgctaatttaaatattaataattataataatgataataataatggaAATATTTATGCTGCAAATAACGATAATATTAGTAATGTTTATGAGCATTTATTTACTGCTTATTATAAACGTTTCTTTCGTAGCTTAAATTATGCTAATACTAATCACAATGTGAATAATTATAATGATGATGACCATGGCGATGAtaaggatgatgatgatgaacgTAAAAGAAATCATAATAAATATGATATGACTATAGTACAATACAGATATGTAGttgtcttttattttat